The genomic DNA CACGGCCCGATCGCGCTGATCGAGAAAGGCCTGCCGGTCGTGGTGGTCGTCCCCTCCCCGTCCGGCCAGCGCGTGCTGCACGACAAGATCGTGTCGAACATCCAGGAGATCCGGGCCAGGGGGGCGATGACCATCGTCATCGCGGAGGAGGGGGACAGCACGGTCGCCCCCTACGCCGACACGCTGATCGGCATCCCCGCCGTGCCGACGCTGCTCCAGCCCCTGGTGGCCACGGTGCCGCTGCAGGTCTTCGCCTGCGAACTGGCCGCCGCAAAGGGCCACGACGTCGACCAGCCCCGCAACCTGGCCAAGTCCGTCACCGTGGAGTAGCCGGCGGGGTAGGCGGCGGGGTAGGCGGCCCCGCCGTCCCGTTGTCCACAGCCTGTGGACAACGTCTCTGGATTGCCGGTCCGTATAACGGGGAAAGCCTCAGGTCCCCATATCGGCCGATCATCCCCGCGGCTCGGTGCGAAACGGCCACGGTACCCGGGTTTCGCTAACCTGGATCCGTGATCGTGGGCATCGGCGTGGACGTCGTGGACGTGGCCCGGTTCGAGAGGACACTGGAGCGGAGCCCGGGGCTGCGGACGAGGCTGTTCACCGAGGGCGAGCGGGTCCTCGCCGTGCAGTCCCTTGCCGCGCGGTTCGCGGCCAAGGAGGCGGTGGCCAAGGCACTCGGCGCGCCGCCCGGCCTGGCCCACCTGGAGGCCGAGGTGCGGACCGGTGAGCACGGCCGGCCGGAGCTGCACGTGAGCGGCAGGGTCGCCGAGGTCGCGGCGGCGCTCGGGGTGACGCGGTGGCACGTGTCGCTGACGCACGACGGGGGCGTGGCCGTCGCCTACGTGATCGCCGAGGGGTGAACGTCCCGGAGGCCGCGCGGACCGGGGCCGGACGCCCGGCGCGCGGTCCGCGGGCAGCATCCGGTCGCCCCGGGAGACCCCGGCGGGCGGACCCTCGGGGACACCCGGCCCGCGGGCGGTCAGGGGGCCGAGGCTCCGGAGCCGCACCCGGACCACGCCGGACCACGCGGTGGTGACCGGCGCGGGATAGCGTCGAGATCATGCTGACCGCTTACACCATCGACCAGATCAGGGCGGCCGAGGCGGCGCTGATGGCCACCCTGCC from Streptosporangium sp. NBC_01756 includes the following:
- a CDS encoding holo-ACP synthase, coding for MIVGIGVDVVDVARFERTLERSPGLRTRLFTEGERVLAVQSLAARFAAKEAVAKALGAPPGLAHLEAEVRTGEHGRPELHVSGRVAEVAAALGVTRWHVSLTHDGGVAVAYVIAEG